TTTCGCGCCCGACCCGCCATGCTCAGGCATGGACGAAGCCGCCGTACGTGACCGGCTGCGGGCGGTCGAGGATCCAGAGCTCGGGGACGACATCGTCTCGCTCGGGCTCGTCAACGACGTCTCGATCGACGGTGACGAGGTCGCGATCGACCTCGCACTGGGAGCACCCTACTCGCCGACGGAGACGGCGATGGCGGGAGACGTGCGATCGGTGCTCATGGAAGAGGGAGTCGACCCCGAACTCTCCGCGAGCGTTCCCGGTCGGGACGACGCCGGGGCGGCCGAGGGGACGGTGTTGCCCAACGTCAAGAACGTCATCGCCGTCGCCTCCGGGAAGGGCGGTGTCGGCAAGTCGACCGTCGCGGTGAACCTCGCCGCCGGCCTCTCACAACTGGGCGCCCGCGTCGGGCTGTTCGACGCGGACATCTACGGGCCGAACGTGCCGCGGATGGTCGACGCCGACGAACCGCCGATGGCGACGGCCGAGGAGACGCTGATCCCGCCGGAGAAGTACGGCGTGAAACTGATGAGCATGGCCTTCCTCGTCGGCGACGACGACCCGGTCATCTGGCGGGGACCGATGGTGCACAAGGTGATCACCCAGCTCACCGAGGACGTCGAGTGGGGTCACCTCGATTATCTCGTGATCGACCTCCCGCCGGGGACGGGCGACACGCAGCTGACGATGCTCCAGACGATCCCCGTCACGGGCGCGGTGATCGTGACGACGCCCCAGGACGTCGCGCTCGACGACGCCCGCAAGGGGCTGCAGATGTTCGCCCGCCACGAGACCGTCGTCCTCGGCATCGTCGAGAACATGGCGACGTTCGTCTGTGACGACTGCGGGAAACACCACGACATCTTCGGCGCCGGCGGCGGCGAGGCGTTCGCCGACGTCCACGACCTGCCGTTTCTCGGCTCGATCCCGCTCGATCCTCGAGTCCGGGAAGGCGGCGACGAGGGCGACCCGGCCGTCCTCGACGAGGAGAGCGACACCGGCGAGGCGCTGCGCGAGGTGACCGAGGCGATCGCGAACAACACCGGCGTCGTTCACCGCCAGGCCGTCTCCTCGACGGTCGAAGATCGAATGCCACCGGCAGAACTCGAGGACGTATGAGCGACGCGACGGACGGAGACGACCCCGACGATCCGGAGTTCGAGCCCGACCCCGAGCGCGTCGCGCTCCTCCGGGAAATCGCCGACGAGGTCCGTGGC
This portion of the Natronobeatus ordinarius genome encodes:
- a CDS encoding Mrp/NBP35 family ATP-binding protein, whose amino-acid sequence is MDEAAVRDRLRAVEDPELGDDIVSLGLVNDVSIDGDEVAIDLALGAPYSPTETAMAGDVRSVLMEEGVDPELSASVPGRDDAGAAEGTVLPNVKNVIAVASGKGGVGKSTVAVNLAAGLSQLGARVGLFDADIYGPNVPRMVDADEPPMATAEETLIPPEKYGVKLMSMAFLVGDDDPVIWRGPMVHKVITQLTEDVEWGHLDYLVIDLPPGTGDTQLTMLQTIPVTGAVIVTTPQDVALDDARKGLQMFARHETVVLGIVENMATFVCDDCGKHHDIFGAGGGEAFADVHDLPFLGSIPLDPRVREGGDEGDPAVLDEESDTGEALREVTEAIANNTGVVHRQAVSSTVEDRMPPAELEDV